A genomic stretch from Neodiprion fabricii isolate iyNeoFabr1 chromosome 3, iyNeoFabr1.1, whole genome shotgun sequence includes:
- the LOC124177433 gene encoding Krueppel-like factor 2 — translation MDGNPKVDHIFRPWDVECKTETSPIQVNVKCDLINCNQVLPSPSSSVSVSGRSSSATVESNGSQGRENDNLTKLSSLVDRAIPSTSTTDGSVDASSEIMYFPNSFSIHDHRSPPCSAFDPAHPANYPSGSFPFPSGNGPCLDHQKLIAWQEHVAAYKRLEYQRRLAIEEAARALQHHETLVKQSKKLRPKKFPCPHCNVAFSNNGQLKGHIRIHTGERPFKCDEENCGKTFTRNEELTRHKRIHSGLRPYACESCRKRFGRKDHLKKHTRTHETRGPAVYIPVPGALAFPPEHPVYPFYYGM, via the exons ATGGATGGAAACCCAAAAGTAGACCACATCTTCCGTCCGTGGGACGTGGAGTGTAAAACCGAGACGTCGCCGATCCAAGTGAACGTCAAGTGCGACCTGATAAATTGTAACCAAGTTCTCCCCTCGCCGTCAAGttccgtttccgtttccgGGAGAAGTTCCAGTGCCACCGTCGAGAGCAATGGTTCCCAAGGTCGAGAGAACGACAATCTTACGAAGCTGTCGAGCCTCGTCGATCGGGCGATCCCAAGCACATCGACAACCGATGGTTCCGTTGACGCCAGCAGTGAAATCATGTATTTCCCAAACAGTTTCTCTATCCACGATCACCGGTCACCACCGTGCTCGGCTTTCGATCCAGCACATCCGGCCAATTACCCTTCGGGATCCTTCCCGTTTCCCAGTGGCAATGGACCCTGCCTTGACCACCAGAAACTCATCGCTTGGCAGGAACATGTCGCGGCATACAAGCGGTTGGAGTATCAAAGACGATTAGCTATCGAAGAGGCAGCGAGGGCGCTACAACATCACGAGACTCTTGTTAAACAGAGCAAGAAACTAAGGCCGAAGAAGTTTCCTTGCCCCCACTGCAACGTCGCGTTCAGTAACAACGGTCAACTCAAAGGACACATCAGGATACACACAG GAGAGCGTCCGTTCAAGTGCGACGAGGAAAATTGCGGCAAGACTTTCACAAGAAACGAAGAGCTGACGCGTCATAAACGCATTCACAGCGGTTTGCGACCGTACGCTTGTGAGTCTTGCCGCAAGAGGTTTGGTCGAAAAGATCACCTCAAAAAACACACCAGGACGCACGAGACGAGGGGACCAGCCGTATACATTCCGGTACCGGGTGCATTGGCGTTTCCGCCCGAACATCCGGTCTATCCCTTCTACTACGGGATGTAG
- the LOC124177710 gene encoding zinc finger protein 652-like isoform X1 has translation MPKCSAPGCASNDKTEVNGRTLTLFPFPAYDDLLSRKWEQNSKVYHTMDQKLNDLKLCELHFDSTCFVIGKRNVLMPNAIPTIFDNNKRRLNGKEKSDSIENSSPKQRRLQSQQNVTLRSKLNPLSPPASKALENNMKAEGKFLQPSLIEQVQNNINKTGSSSVFTKQIDMGKKVYRLIIRIDKVCEDQTVQQEPVKVVKKGRPASKVKQVPELEMPEAEASLELAKIEEITSRGLKEMEETPSRGLGMIEETMLRGLGTIKETNTKKSDTVEEQESTGSKIIETVVSKRLEMKERKTSRGLGTVEAKASKGLEVVLANPSKGSEKTVEAKVPRGSGTAEVEPLSRNLGIAETKVSSGLGTINAKASRSLGTVEGMAFTSLEPLERNNSEVNPCLKTGCKLKKTILHSKPVFQCERCNKYYVVKENAKSANAWACYICQESMPNAELLGYHIKKHFNCDICQLQCMTQLSFDKHRKHHVSTDPLLPYKCHKCSSTFEVKADVRQHCADKHSKNQKREAMTEERTEKEVEAKQTSSGQVSFQCEYCYVSFKTEQAYKSHVHLHMGNSGYECGVCCKNFQTTKHLAAHQARHSEPVKASKGLSIIQNRQPKTRTIAVAKENPQKQQSPHPCTICNKILESESALDIHIRGHLSNARRCPLCHKAFINKTTLGIHFKTHKKAVPSPMEKKLGENRIYNCTLCPERFDKRSQLYNHIMTHLEQIHGEGEEPVFDSLDQLLESDEDLV, from the exons ATGCCTAAATGTAGCGCACCGGGTTGCGCGAGTAACGATAAGACGGAAGTAAACGGCAGAACTCTAACGCTCTTCCCATTCCCCGCCTACGACGATTT GCTGTCGAGGAAATGGGAACAAAACTCAAAGGTCTACCATACGATGGATCAGAAGCTGAACGATCTGAAACTTTGTGAACTTCACTTCGATTCTACGTGTTTTGTCATTGGGAAACGAAACGTTTTAATGCCGAATGCTATACCGACGATTTTTG ATAACAACAAAAGAAGATTGAACGGAAAGGAAAAATCTGATTCTATTGAAAATTCGTCCCCCAAGCAAAGACGTTTGCAGAGTCAGCAGAATGTGACTCTTCGTTCAAAACTGAATCCCCTTAGTCCACCTGCTTCGAAAGCATTGGAAAAC AATATGAAGGCGGAGGGCAAATTCCTACAGCCGAGCTTAATAGAGCAGGTGCAGAACAATATAAACAAAACAGGTTCGTCATCTGTGTTCACAAAGCAAATAGACATGGGAAAGAAGGTCTACCGCCTGATAATAAGAATCGACAAAGTCTGCGAAGACCAGACCGTGCAACAAGAGCCAGTGAAAGTAGTGAAGAAAGGAAGGCCAGCATCCAAAGTCAAGCAGGTACCTGAATTAGAAATGCCTGAAGCGGAAGCATCCTTGGAGCTggcaaaaattgaagaaataacGTCCAGAGGATTGAAAGAGATGGAAGAAACACCGTCCAGAGGATTAGGAATGATCGAAGAAACGATGTTGAGAGGATTGGGAACGATCAAAGAAACGAACACCAAAAAATCAGATACGGTCGAAGAACAGGAGTCCACAGgttcaaaaataatcgaaacaGTGGTGTCCAAAAGGCTGGAaatgaaggaaagaaaaacatctAGAGGTTTGGGTACAGTCGAGGCAAAGGCATCCAAGGGATTAGAAGTGGTACTGGCAAATCCGTCCAAGGGTTCGGAAAAAACGGTGGAAGCTAAGGTACCAAGAGGTTCGGGAACAGCAGAAGTAGAACCTCTGTCAAGAAATTTGGGTATAGCAGAAACAAAAGTATCATCAGGCTTGGGGACGATAAATGCAAAAGCATCAAGAAGTTTGGGAACGGTCGAAGGAATGGCGTTCACAAGTTTGGAACCACTAGAACGAAACAACAGCGAAGTTAATCCTTGTTTAAAAACTGGTTGCAAATTGAAGAAAACAATACTGCACTCAAAGCCTGTATTTCAATGTGAACGGTGCAACAAGTACTATGTTGTGAAGGAGAATGCAAAGAGTGCAAATGCGTGGGCTTGCTATATTTGCCAGGAATCCATGCCGAATGCTGAGTTACTGGGATATCACATAAAGAAACATTTCAACTGCGACATATGCCAGCTGCAGTGCATGACCCAATTGTCCTTTGACAAACATAGAAAGCATCACGTAAGCACAGATCCTCTGTTACCCTACAAGTGTCACAAGTGTTCGAGTACGTTCGAGGTGAAAGCGGACGTACGCCAGCACTGTGCCGACAAACACTCAAAGAATCAAAAGCGAGAAGCTATGACAGAAGAAAGAACTGAGAAGGAGGTTGAAGCCAAGCAGACCTCTTCCGGCCAGGTGTCGTTTCAGTGTGAGTATTGTTACGTTTCGTTTAAAACGGAACAGGCCTACAAAAGTCACGTTCATTTGCACATGGGGAACAGCGGCTACGAATGCGGTGTTTGCTGCAAGAATTTTCAGACCACCAAACACCTGGCTGCTCATCAAGCGAGGCACTCTGAGCCTGTCAAGGCGTCCAAGGGCCTCAGTATTATCCAGAATCGTCAACCCAAGACTCGCACCATTGCCGTCGCTAAGGAAAATCCACAGAAACAACAATCGCCACACCCCTGCACAATATGCAACAAGATATTAGAATCCGAATCCGCACTCGATATTCACATACGAGGTCACTTGTCAAATGCTCGCCGGTGTCCTCTGTGCCATAAAGCTTTCATCAATAAAACCACACTCGGGATACATTTTAAAACTCATAAGAAAG CTGTGCCGAGTCCGATGGAAAAGAAATTGGGCGAGAACAGAATATACAACTGCACTTTGTGCCCTGAAAGATTTGACAAACGTTCTCAGTTGTACAATCACATTATGACGCACCTTGAACAGATTCACGGAGAAGGCGAAGAACCGGTTTTCGACAGTCTCGATCAACTCCTCGAAAGCGATGAAGACCTAGTGTAA
- the LOC124177710 gene encoding zinc finger protein 335-like isoform X2, which produces MPKCSAPGCASNDKTEVNGRTLTLFPFPAYDDLLSRKWEQNSKVYHTMDQKLNDLKLCELHFDSTCFVIGKRNVLMPNAIPTIFDNNKRRLNGKEKSDSIENSSPKQRRLQSQQNVTLRSKLNPLSPPASKALENNMKAEGKFLQPSLIEQVQNNINKTGSSSVFTKQIDMGKKVYRLIIRIDKVCEDQTVQQEPVKVVKKGRPASKVKQVPELEMPEAEASLELAKIEEITSRGLKEMEETPSRGLGMIEETMLRGLGTIKETNTKKSDTVEEQESTGSKIIETVVSKRLEMKERKTSRGLGTVEAKASKGLEVVLANPSKGSEKTVEAKVPRGSGTAEVEPLSRNLGIAETKVSSGLGTINAKASRSLGTVEGMAFTSLEPLERNNSEVNPCLKTGCKLKKTILHSKPVFQCERCNKYYVVKENAKSANAWACYICQESMPNAELLGYHIKKHFNCDICQLQCMTQLSFDKHRKHHVSTDPLLPYKCHKCSSTFEVKADVRQHCADKHSKNQKREAMTEERTEKEVEAKQTSSGQVSFQSVPSPMEKKLGENRIYNCTLCPERFDKRSQLYNHIMTHLEQIHGEGEEPVFDSLDQLLESDEDLV; this is translated from the exons ATGCCTAAATGTAGCGCACCGGGTTGCGCGAGTAACGATAAGACGGAAGTAAACGGCAGAACTCTAACGCTCTTCCCATTCCCCGCCTACGACGATTT GCTGTCGAGGAAATGGGAACAAAACTCAAAGGTCTACCATACGATGGATCAGAAGCTGAACGATCTGAAACTTTGTGAACTTCACTTCGATTCTACGTGTTTTGTCATTGGGAAACGAAACGTTTTAATGCCGAATGCTATACCGACGATTTTTG ATAACAACAAAAGAAGATTGAACGGAAAGGAAAAATCTGATTCTATTGAAAATTCGTCCCCCAAGCAAAGACGTTTGCAGAGTCAGCAGAATGTGACTCTTCGTTCAAAACTGAATCCCCTTAGTCCACCTGCTTCGAAAGCATTGGAAAAC AATATGAAGGCGGAGGGCAAATTCCTACAGCCGAGCTTAATAGAGCAGGTGCAGAACAATATAAACAAAACAGGTTCGTCATCTGTGTTCACAAAGCAAATAGACATGGGAAAGAAGGTCTACCGCCTGATAATAAGAATCGACAAAGTCTGCGAAGACCAGACCGTGCAACAAGAGCCAGTGAAAGTAGTGAAGAAAGGAAGGCCAGCATCCAAAGTCAAGCAGGTACCTGAATTAGAAATGCCTGAAGCGGAAGCATCCTTGGAGCTggcaaaaattgaagaaataacGTCCAGAGGATTGAAAGAGATGGAAGAAACACCGTCCAGAGGATTAGGAATGATCGAAGAAACGATGTTGAGAGGATTGGGAACGATCAAAGAAACGAACACCAAAAAATCAGATACGGTCGAAGAACAGGAGTCCACAGgttcaaaaataatcgaaacaGTGGTGTCCAAAAGGCTGGAaatgaaggaaagaaaaacatctAGAGGTTTGGGTACAGTCGAGGCAAAGGCATCCAAGGGATTAGAAGTGGTACTGGCAAATCCGTCCAAGGGTTCGGAAAAAACGGTGGAAGCTAAGGTACCAAGAGGTTCGGGAACAGCAGAAGTAGAACCTCTGTCAAGAAATTTGGGTATAGCAGAAACAAAAGTATCATCAGGCTTGGGGACGATAAATGCAAAAGCATCAAGAAGTTTGGGAACGGTCGAAGGAATGGCGTTCACAAGTTTGGAACCACTAGAACGAAACAACAGCGAAGTTAATCCTTGTTTAAAAACTGGTTGCAAATTGAAGAAAACAATACTGCACTCAAAGCCTGTATTTCAATGTGAACGGTGCAACAAGTACTATGTTGTGAAGGAGAATGCAAAGAGTGCAAATGCGTGGGCTTGCTATATTTGCCAGGAATCCATGCCGAATGCTGAGTTACTGGGATATCACATAAAGAAACATTTCAACTGCGACATATGCCAGCTGCAGTGCATGACCCAATTGTCCTTTGACAAACATAGAAAGCATCACGTAAGCACAGATCCTCTGTTACCCTACAAGTGTCACAAGTGTTCGAGTACGTTCGAGGTGAAAGCGGACGTACGCCAGCACTGTGCCGACAAACACTCAAAGAATCAAAAGCGAGAAGCTATGACAGAAGAAAGAACTGAGAAGGAGGTTGAAGCCAAGCAGACCTCTTCCGGCCAGGTGTCGTTTCAGT CTGTGCCGAGTCCGATGGAAAAGAAATTGGGCGAGAACAGAATATACAACTGCACTTTGTGCCCTGAAAGATTTGACAAACGTTCTCAGTTGTACAATCACATTATGACGCACCTTGAACAGATTCACGGAGAAGGCGAAGAACCGGTTTTCGACAGTCTCGATCAACTCCTCGAAAGCGATGAAGACCTAGTGTAA